The genome window GATAAGGTCATTACCGTTGTGGACCTGAGCGTCATGCTCAACAAACGGGTCAATGATCTTCAAGCCGACAGAGTCATAGTTCTGGAGTTCAACCGGCTCATCGTGGCTGTACTGGTCCATTCTGTTTCCAGGATTTACCGCATTTCGTGGGAACAGGTGGAACCCCCGGTGAAAACGGCGAGCAGCAACCAGGTCACCGGTCTGGTGAAGATGGACAATCGGATCATCCTCGTCCTTGACTTCGAGAAGATTGTCGGTGAGCTGTATCGCGAATACGCCATGGGCGATGACATCCATCTTCTCGACATCGATTCATCGGGCAAGATTGATCGCAGTAAAACAAATGTTCTTGTCGCAGACGACTCTCCGTTTATCCGGAACACCATGTGCAATTCGTTACGAGCCGCCGGCTACCGCGTGATCGAGGCAGAAAACGGTGAAGAGGCGTGGGAAATCATCCTGGCAAAACAGCAACAGGCACGATTGAAGCAAACCGCTCTTCTGGATGAATTATCGCTGCTCATTACGGACATAGAGATGCCTAAGATGGATGGTCTGCATCTCACTTCACGGATCAAAAAAGACGATGCACTCAAAGAGCTGCCAGTTGTCATTTTTTCCTCGCTGGCCAGTGATGACAATATGCGCAAGTGGCAGGCGCTCGGAGCAAGCGGCATCCTCACAAAGCCGGATCTCCCCAAACTCGTTGAGCTGACTGACCAACTGATAACCCGCTGACCGCTTTAACCAGCAGCAGAATCCAGCCGGACCAAAAGACATCATGATAAACATTCGAGGGAACTTGCTTGAGTGCGAACCTACTGATAGTCGATGATGAGCAGATGATACGGGAACTGCTCCTGACAACCCTTTCCCGTGAGAACTACACCTGTTTTCAATCCAGCAATGCCATTGAAGGGCTTTCCATCCTCAAAGAGCAGGAGATCGACCTGGCTCTCTTGGATGTGATGATGCCCGGCCTTTCCGGAGTGGAACTGCTGCGCGAGCTGAAAAAGACCAGCCCCGACACTGCTGTCCTCATGATCACCGCCCTGAGTGACATGGAAACAGCTCTTTCCTGCATTCATCTTGGCGCCGACGATTACATAACCAAGCCGTTCAGCATTGAGAGCATCGTCGTCAAGGCCAAAAGCGCACTAGAAAAGCGCCGGCTCATCATCGAAAACAGGAGATACCAGAACGATCTTGAGCAGAAAGTAATGGAACAGACCAACCAGATCCGTGCTGCCATGAATGAATTGAACCAGTCGTATGAAACTACTCTGACAGCCCTGGTCCGATCGCTCGATGCACGGGAAAAAGAGGTCGGTTCCCATTCCGAGCGGGTCATGAACTACACGCTCCTGCTCGCCCGCCACATGGGGCTTGCAGAAGCCGATCTGTCAATCATCTCCAAGGGTGCACTGCTCCACGACATCGGGAAAATAGGCGTATCCGACAATATTCTGCTCAAACCGGGCAAACTCACTGACGCAGAGTGGATTGAGATGAAGAAACATCCCCAGGTAGGTTATGAGATCCTCTCAGGCATATCGTTCCTCAAGGGTGTATCGGAATTCATCCTTGCCCACCATGAGCGTTACGACGGAGCAGGCTATCCAAACGGGCTGCGGGGAGAAGAGATCCCCCTCTGTGCCCGCATCTTTGCCCTTGCCGACACCCTCGACGCCATGACTTCGGATCGTCGCTACCGCAAGGCCATGCCGTTCAACGCAGTCATTGACGAGCTCAAATATTGCAAGGGATCGCAATTCGACCCCTCCATCGTCGACGAATTCCTGCAAATCCCCCGCACACATTGGGAAGAGGTTGCCGGCTGCAGATTCCAGTAACATCTATCAATGCATGCGCGCATCTACAGCAAAGGGCGGCCAGATGGCCGCCCTTTGCGCGTCTCTCCTGATTTCCTCAACCAATTCTCCTAGCGCAACATGAAGGTCTCATACTCCAGACGCCTGAAATCCCTGTCCAGCAGCAGCAGACCAACGGCAATGCAGATACAGAGGGACAAGGCAAAACCATAGCCATAATAGAACGGACCGAGCCAGATCGAAAGGAGGCTCAACGCCAGGTTCAGGAATGCAAACAGGGAAGTCAGGAACAGGGTCCTCTCCCGGCGATCCAGATAGTAATAGATGTTGAGAAGCCCGAGGAAAACAACCTGGAACCCGGCACCGACTACATGGATATGCAACAAAGGGAGAAAGACCGGGGAAAGGCCGAGAACCGCGAATGCCTTGCCACCCAGGAGATAAACAAGGATCGTGGCGATCGCCTGGATCTTGATGATATCGTAGATGCCCTCCCGTGCCATGCAGACCATTTCGTCCTTCATGGTGCAAATCTGGGTGAACGACCCCCCCTCGCGAACGGCATCGTAGAAGCGATCATAATATTCGACAAAATCGGTCTCCATGCGCACCAGGAACACCGCCATGCCGGGAATAATGGAGAGATAGGCGAGAAAGACCGGCAGGTCGTAGACAATGGAGGTGTGCAAGGGGCCGATCCCATTCACGCCAGTGGCAGGATGAAACCAGAACACATACTTGTCGATCCAGAGCCCCAGGTTGTAAAAGAAACCGGAGAAGATCAGCGAACGATGGACCCTCCCCTTGTTGAGAAAATCAAATTCGATAAACTGCCGGGACGGGTAGTTGTGAAAAAGGACATAGAGCATCCCCATCAACAAGACGAACTGGCCGGCAAGAAAGGCCAGAGTCAGTCCGTCCAGTTTCCACGGGCGGAGGAATGTGGCAAGGATGACCGTTACGCCGTAGCCGGCGGCAAAATTGAGCAAGATTGCCTTATAGGCCTTAAGCCCCGACAGGAGGATGGCACAGATCCAGACACAGGAGAGCACCACGAAGGTTGCTGCGAACATCAGCCGGAATGCCAGCGAACTTTCTGGGAAGAGCAGGATCGCGAACGGATAACTGAGACTGCCGCCAATACCGGTTACGAACAAGAGGAGACCGTTGAGGTTGGGCAGCAACCGAAAGTGCTCCTTGGCAAAGATACGGTCGGCTGCATACCGGGTGAACACCAGCTGGAAAAGGCCGGTAAAGATGAGCGATGCAGCGATGAGGTTGGTAACCGAGGTCTGAAAATCGGCGACCAGTGAGGGAGGTATGACGATGGGAAGAGAGATGAAGCCGATGGTGAGCACTGCTATGATCGAGAGCACCCATGGCCCCGAGCTGATCACCCCGGCATAGGTATAGGCCTGGAGCAGAGCGAAATACGAGTCCCGCTTCATCAGTTTCCGTAATTCAAAACCGATTCCCGCCATTACGAAACCCTTTCCCGGAATATGGCGCCGTAGCGGCTGAGCATGAGATCGCGGGAATAGTCGTGTTCTACCCGCCCGATGGCCGCAGACTGGGCGCCTTGCCAGGCGGCCGGGTCCGAGAGGAGCCGGAGCGCCGCATCTGCAAGGGCCTGTGGATTGTTGATCTCCACAACCTCTCCGGCAGCCCCGAAGGAGTCCCCCCCTCCCCCACTGCCGAACACAAGTTGCCGACAGGCCCCCACGTCGGTGGTCACTGCAGGCAATCCGGCGGCAAAAGCCTCCAGAACCACCAGTGGCAGCCCCTCGCTGATGGAGCTGAGCAGCAGGAGACCGGCAGACGGATATACATCTACCGGGTCCATGAAACCACGGAAGGTTATCCGGTCGGTCACTGCCAGGCTTTCTGCAAGCGCCGTGCACTCGTCGAAATAGGTCGGGTCCTCCTCGACTGGACCGACGATCCATCCTTCAACGTTGGGCAGATGGTTGGCCATGATCCGGATGGATCTGATGAATGTCTTGACGTCCTTGATCTGCACCACCCTGCCGACAAGACAGAGGATGGGAGGTGCAGTGTCGGAACGACGGCTGCGAAGCGGCGCATAATGCTCGATGTCCACACCGTTGGGGATGACACGGGTTTTCTCTTCGGGTGCGCCATCCAGGATCTGTCGCTCTCGGGCGCCCTCATACAGGGAAACGATGAGATCGGACGATTCGTAGCAGAGCCGCCCCATGGTTTCGAAAAATCGGATCCACAACTCCCGGAAATAGCTGACCTCAGAAGGATCACGCTGGAATGCATTCCGGTTGTCACGTATCCAGTCGCTATGAAAGATATCGATGCGGCGTTCCTTGGTGTAAATCCCATGCTCACTCAAAAGCAGTGGTCTGCCGGTTCGCTGATGCAGCAGTGCGCCGAGGAAACCGGCATAGCCGGTGGAAACCGTATGATAAATCCGGGCAGGTATCATCCCTGCTGCTATGGATGCCATCTGCCATATGGGCGCATGCATGTTTCGCACGGTCCAGAAGAAATCGACAAATGATGGATCGCTGCAGTGCTCACGGTAGAGGTCCGTGATCATCTGCCACGACTGCTCGGAATAGAGGAACTGCGCGAAATCGACCCCTGCGTCCCGGTCCAGGAAGTAATCGGGTTGTAGCAGGCGATGGTCGAACAGCTTCTCGCCACCGCTTCGGAACCAGTCGTGCAGCTGGCGCATGGCGGAGAATGCCGGGGGATTCCCCTTTTGCGGCTCGATGCGGGGCTGCTGCTGCCCTCCCTGCAGATACCACGCCTCCAGATGGACCAGGTTTTCGGGCAGTTCGTACTTGAGCCCGCTGTAATCCTCGGCCCGGCTCCCCAGGAACACCGCTCCGAAGCGATATTCCGGAAAACCGCGGATCATCTGGTTCACCCAACTGGAAACACCGCCGCTCACATAGGGGAAGGTCCCCTCAAGGAGGAGCATGATATCGACGCTTTCGGCCGTTGGGAATCGTTCCGTCATGTCGCATCCTGCCAGAAGCGGACTACATGCCCGATCCCCGGCTTGTGGCGAAGGGTGGAGTCCAAGTCGAAGATGGAGCGCAATGCCTTGAAATCGCGCCGAACAAAGGCCAGTTCCGCCAGATATGGCAGGATGCGGTCGGGGTGCGCCCCCTGCTCAAGGGCGGCACTGGCTGCGGCCTCAGCCTTCTCCACATCGCCCCGGAGGAGGTGGATGCGCCCCTTCAGCGCGGTGAGCGCCGAATCCTCGCCAATAAGCCCAAGAGCCCGGTCGGCATAGGTGAGCGCCTGCTGGACAAAGAATTCGTGCAGTTCGTCGCGGGCCAGTTCATTATAGACGATCTCCCAGTAGGAGAATGCCAGGCGGCGGCAGAGAGCACCCTGCTCACTCCTGTCCATGCAGGCCTTCAGAGAGACAAGCGCCTCGGTGATGTCTGCACTGATCAGCTTTTCCCGCTGGTCGAAGATGGCGACGGCCAGCAGGCGGATCTCGTCGTCTGGGTCTGCGGATGCCAGTTGCAACAGCCGGCTGGAATTGCCCCCCTCCAGGGAACCGACCGAGAGGAGTGCTTTCAGGCGGAGATCCCGCGAGACCAGGTCGTTGGAAAGGCGTGACCATGCCCCTCCCTCCCCCATTACCGGAGGGGTATAACCGCTCTCTGCCACGAAATCGGGCACCGGAACAGCGGAAAACTCCGCCCGCTCGCCGGTCTTCAGGAAGAAACGGAAATAGATGAGGGATACGAGCATCCCGAACGCCCCGAACAGAGGGATACAGAAGGAAAAACAGAAAAACAGCGCAAAGATTGCCCGCTGCCTGCCGCTATAGCGGCTGGGGAGCAGCATGGTCATGAACAGGGCAAAGGAGAAGCTTGCGGCTCCATGGGTGAGGAAAAAAATGCTGACGCGCTCCCAGAGCGGCAGTGTCAGAAACATCGCTGCAAGGGCAGCCAGTTCCCCGACTATGCCCATAACCAGGAGTTTTGCGCTGCCGTTCATGACGCCTCCTGCAGAAGTTCGACAAGGAGCTTTTGCGGCTCATCGGAAGTCACCAACCTGGAACGGAAACGGAGTCCGTCCTGGTCGAACGACAGCCCGTAGTTCTTGCGGAGTACCTCCCGCATGCGCGTCTTGAACCCCTCCACTCCTGCCGGTCCCGAGAAGGGCATCAGGGTGACAAACTGGACCAGATCCGGGGTGTTGTGGCGCCATGAATGGTCCAGCCCCCGCTGCAGACGTTCCATCCTGACGCAGATCTCGTCCTGGCGCGGCCCCTGCGGAACCTCGATGACCACCAGGACGCTCCCGATCTCCAGGTCCTTTCGGAGATGTACCATCTTGGCCAGTTCAGCCGCAAACATGACCGGGCAGTCAGGGAAGACCGCCAGGACCTCCTGCGTAACCCCTGCGGCACCGGCATGATCGGCAAAATAGGTGAGTATCACGGCCATGATCTGCAGGGTCTCCCGTTCCAGGGCGAGAAACGGCATGTCGGAAATGAGCAGGATGCCGGGCAGGTCGCCACTGCTGGTCCTGATGGGTGCGGCAACGAGGTAGGAACTCCGCTCGTCGGGAGCCAGGCGGTTCACTGCCTGATAGATCGTATTTCCCGATTCCAGGGCGGAGCTGAGCAACAGATCGCTCCGCTCCAGCGGTGCACCGCGTCCGCAGGAGGCCAGAACCTGGTCACTGACCCGGCCGTCGACACATGGGTAGATAGCGGCGCTCCCGAGTCTGCAGTAATGGACCAGGATCGCCATCAACGCACGTGCGGTCCGCTCGTTCAGCTCTCCCCCTTCCCTTGCCAGGAGCCCGCGCAGTTCGGTCATCGCCCCCCGCAGCG of Geobacter sp. contains these proteins:
- a CDS encoding DUF3492 domain-containing protein, with the protein product MTERFPTAESVDIMLLLEGTFPYVSGGVSSWVNQMIRGFPEYRFGAVFLGSRAEDYSGLKYELPENLVHLEAWYLQGGQQQPRIEPQKGNPPAFSAMRQLHDWFRSGGEKLFDHRLLQPDYFLDRDAGVDFAQFLYSEQSWQMITDLYREHCSDPSFVDFFWTVRNMHAPIWQMASIAAGMIPARIYHTVSTGYAGFLGALLHQRTGRPLLLSEHGIYTKERRIDIFHSDWIRDNRNAFQRDPSEVSYFRELWIRFFETMGRLCYESSDLIVSLYEGARERQILDGAPEEKTRVIPNGVDIEHYAPLRSRRSDTAPPILCLVGRVVQIKDVKTFIRSIRIMANHLPNVEGWIVGPVEEDPTYFDECTALAESLAVTDRITFRGFMDPVDVYPSAGLLLLSSISEGLPLVVLEAFAAGLPAVTTDVGACRQLVFGSGGGGDSFGAAGEVVEINNPQALADAALRLLSDPAAWQGAQSAAIGRVEHDYSRDLMLSRYGAIFRERVS
- a CDS encoding response regulator, whose translation is MQNNSAVLLESDTNELEIVEFRVDECDEQGNVIPCYYGVNVAKVREIIRLPHLWKVLNGHPAIPGMIKLRDKVITVVDLSVMLNKRVNDLQADRVIVLEFNRLIVAVLVHSVSRIYRISWEQVEPPVKTASSNQVTGLVKMDNRIILVLDFEKIVGELYREYAMGDDIHLLDIDSSGKIDRSKTNVLVADDSPFIRNTMCNSLRAAGYRVIEAENGEEAWEIILAKQQQARLKQTALLDELSLLITDIEMPKMDGLHLTSRIKKDDALKELPVVIFSSLASDDNMRKWQALGASGILTKPDLPKLVELTDQLITR
- a CDS encoding histidine kinase, giving the protein MAGIGFELRKLMKRDSYFALLQAYTYAGVISSGPWVLSIIAVLTIGFISLPIVIPPSLVADFQTSVTNLIAASLIFTGLFQLVFTRYAADRIFAKEHFRLLPNLNGLLLFVTGIGGSLSYPFAILLFPESSLAFRLMFAATFVVLSCVWICAILLSGLKAYKAILLNFAAGYGVTVILATFLRPWKLDGLTLAFLAGQFVLLMGMLYVLFHNYPSRQFIEFDFLNKGRVHRSLIFSGFFYNLGLWIDKYVFWFHPATGVNGIGPLHTSIVYDLPVFLAYLSIIPGMAVFLVRMETDFVEYYDRFYDAVREGGSFTQICTMKDEMVCMAREGIYDIIKIQAIATILVYLLGGKAFAVLGLSPVFLPLLHIHVVGAGFQVVFLGLLNIYYYLDRRERTLFLTSLFAFLNLALSLLSIWLGPFYYGYGFALSLCICIAVGLLLLDRDFRRLEYETFMLR
- a CDS encoding response regulator; this encodes MSANLLIVDDEQMIRELLLTTLSRENYTCFQSSNAIEGLSILKEQEIDLALLDVMMPGLSGVELLRELKKTSPDTAVLMITALSDMETALSCIHLGADDYITKPFSIESIVVKAKSALEKRRLIIENRRYQNDLEQKVMEQTNQIRAAMNELNQSYETTLTALVRSLDAREKEVGSHSERVMNYTLLLARHMGLAEADLSIISKGALLHDIGKIGVSDNILLKPGKLTDAEWIEMKKHPQVGYEILSGISFLKGVSEFILAHHERYDGAGYPNGLRGEEIPLCARIFALADTLDAMTSDRRYRKAMPFNAVIDELKYCKGSQFDPSIVDEFLQIPRTHWEEVAGCRFQ